A genome region from Phaenicophaeus curvirostris isolate KB17595 chromosome 10, BPBGC_Pcur_1.0, whole genome shotgun sequence includes the following:
- the EIF2A gene encoding eukaryotic translation initiation factor 2A — protein MAPPVPLLAVRGSEGLYMVNGPPSFTESAAFQRDSGKNCKAVAFSKDGSLFAWCTGEKVNIVNVTSAELLCSFDLPKAVCLEFSPKNNILATWQAYTTAKDGTAGVPNLLLHDVKTGKCLKSFIQKKMQNWCPCWADDESICARNVNNELHFFESNNFSTIANKLHLQKVNDFVLSPGVQPTKVAVYVPGSKGAPSFVRLYQYPNFGGPQSALANKSFFKADKVTMLWNKKATAVLVIASTEVDKTGASYYGEQTLHYIATNGESAVVQLPKNGPIYDVVWSPNSVEFCAVYGFMPAKATVFNLKCDPVFDFGTGPRNAAYYSPHGHILVLAGFGNLRGQMEVWDVKNYKLISKPVASDSTYFAWCPDGEHIVTATCAPRLRVSNGYKIWHYTGSLLHSYEVPSNEEMWQVCWQPFLDGVFPAKAVKYQAVPSELPSTEPKPAQAYRPPALRNKPVTSSKLHEDEPPQNMRPQSGSSDKPLSKTALKNQRKHEAKKAAKQEAKADANQESTQSSASQNAPRNTVPVITSGDPEVDKKIKNLRKKLKAIEQLKEQAAAGKQLEKNQLEKIQKETALLQELEDLELGL, from the exons TGAGAGGATCTGAAGGGCTTTACATGGTGAATGGGCCACCGAGTTTCACAGAGAGCGCAGCATTTCAGAG GGACTCTGGGAAGAATTGCAAAGCTGTTGCTTTTAGCAAAGACGGTTCCCTCTTTGCCTGGTGCACTGGAGAAAA AGTAAATATTGTTAAtgtcaccagtgctgagttACTGTGTTCCTTTGACCTTCCAAAGGCAGTTTGCCTTGAATTCTCGCCAAAGAATAATATTCTGGCAACGTGGCAAGCCTATACCA CGGCTAAAGACGGCACAGCGGGGGTGCCCAACCTGCTGCTCCATGACGTGAAAACAGGGAAGTGTTTAAAATCTTTCATCCAGAAAAAGATGCAGAACTG GTGTCCTTGCTGGGCAGACGATGAAAGCATTTGTGCCAGGAATGTGAACAATGAATTGCATTTCTTTGAAAGCAACAACTTCA GTACTATTGCAAATAAACTGCATTTGCAAAAGGTTAATGACTTCGTGTTATCCCCAGGAGTGCAGCCAACCAAG GTTGCTGTCTACGTTCCGGGCAGTAAAGGCGCTCCATCGTTCGTTAGACTCTACCAGTATCCCAACTTTGGTGGCCCCCAGTCTGCACTGGCCAATAAAAGTTTCTTTAAAGCTGACAAGGTGACGATGCTGTGGAACAAGAAAG CCACTGCTGTGCTCGTAATAGCAAGTACAGAAGTTGATAAAACCGGTGCTTCATACTATGGAGAGCAAACTCTGCACTACATTGCAACAAATGGAGAGAGCGCGGTCGTACAATTGC cAAAAAACGGTCCCATTTATGATGTTGTTTGGAGCCCCAATTCTGTCGAGTTCTGTGCTGTGTATGGGTTTATGCCTGCCAAAGCAACAGTTTTTAATCTGAAATGTGACCCAGTGTTTGATTTTGGAACCGGCCCTCGCAACGCTGCCTACTATAGCCCCCACGGACACATCCTAGTGCTGGCAGGATTTGGAAATCTCAGGGGACAGATGGAAGTCTGGGATGTTAAAAACTACAAACTCATTTCCAAACCAGTAGCCTCAGATTCCACTTACTTCGCTTGGTGTCCTGATGGGGAACATATCGTAACAGCTACCTGTGCTCCCAGGCTGCGAGTCAGTAATGGTTACAAGATCTGGCACTACACTGGCTCGCTGCTGCACAGCTATGAAGTTCCATCAAATGAAGAAATGtggcaggtttgctggcagccCTTCTTGGATGGAGTGTTCCCAGCAAAAGCAGTAAAATACCAGGCAGTTCCAAGCGAATTGCCCAGCACCGAGCCAAAGCCTGCTCAAGCATACAGACCTCCAGCCTTGAGAAACAAACCTGTAACAAGTTCCAAGCTT CATGAGGACGAGCCGCCTCAGAACATGAGGCCACAGTCGGGAAGCAGCGATAAGCCACTGTCTAAAACAGCTCTCAAAAATCAAAGGAAACATGAAGCGAAGAAAGCTGCTAAACAG GAGGCCAAAGCTGATGCAAACCAGGAATCTACGCAGTCCTCTGCATCACAGAATGCCCCACGGAACACGGTGCCTGTCATCACATCAGGAGACCCTGAAGTTGACAAGAAGATAAAGAATTTAAGAAAG AAACTAAAGGCAATCGAGCAGCTGAAAGAACAAGCAGCTGCTGGCAAACAGCTGGAGAAGAACCAG TTGGAGAAGATTCAGAAGGAAACTGCCCTCCTTCAGGAACTGGAGGACCTAGAACTGGGTCTTTAA